From a single Mycolicibacterium mengxianglii genomic region:
- a CDS encoding TetR/AcrR family transcriptional regulator has product MSRARPGWPATTVGSESTRETILITASQVFIAQGYEQASMDEIALKSGVARRTLYNHFASKKALFDATMVRLWEHMPLADIVDVSVESRPPAEVLYETGRAIADFWAPPEAVAFLRLVIWESARFPELTDSFMNIGREPARGAVKRYVRLLSKTPDFDINDPDLAASQFIDVILGEILLDRLVASRHPALSKRRCDYVVREAVALFLSRYRVQTS; this is encoded by the coding sequence ATGTCTCGAGCTAGACCCGGTTGGCCGGCCACTACGGTCGGGTCGGAATCGACGCGCGAGACCATCCTGATCACCGCCTCCCAGGTGTTCATCGCCCAAGGCTACGAGCAAGCGAGCATGGACGAGATCGCGCTGAAGTCCGGTGTGGCGCGACGAACGTTGTACAACCACTTCGCCAGCAAGAAGGCCCTCTTCGACGCAACGATGGTCCGGTTGTGGGAACACATGCCTCTGGCCGACATCGTCGACGTAAGCGTCGAGTCCCGCCCGCCCGCGGAAGTTCTCTACGAGACCGGCCGGGCCATCGCAGATTTTTGGGCGCCCCCGGAGGCCGTAGCGTTCCTACGATTGGTGATCTGGGAGAGCGCGCGGTTCCCCGAGTTGACCGACAGTTTCATGAACATTGGTCGAGAGCCGGCTCGGGGCGCCGTCAAGCGCTACGTGCGTCTGCTCAGCAAGACACCCGATTTCGACATCAACGACCCCGACCTCGCGGCGTCGCAGTTCATCGACGTCATCTTGGGCGAGATCCTGCTAGATCGGCTGGTCGCTAGCCGTCACCCCGCCCTGAGTAAACGTCGTTGCGATTACGTCGTGAGAGAAGCCGTGGCGTTGTTTCTATCCCGTTATCGCGTGCAGACGAGTTGA
- a CDS encoding LysR family transcriptional regulator — MSEVTLEGLRVCREIALLGSFSAAGRSLGYSQPSISRQVAALEDAVGCELFVREVRGVTVTASGALMVEHANRILAGVTALRHDLQALDDGLAGRVAVGAFPAAMSVLVPRAVARLGADHPGLLITLTEASTPALLRELRDGRLQVAVIGVGSELPEYDLAGLATQQVRTGDLCIAVADVHRLAQSGRVSVRELTDEPWIAGTGSPGDPQFAAWPTLPDANIRFRVRSWPARLGLVAAGLGICLLPAITARSVPDGVAVLGVDDPLWLGRRTLAVTKPGPSEPIAAVLAALHNAADEV, encoded by the coding sequence ATGTCCGAAGTGACCCTCGAGGGGCTGCGAGTCTGCCGCGAGATCGCTCTGTTGGGCTCGTTCAGCGCCGCAGGACGTTCGCTGGGCTACTCGCAGCCGTCGATCTCCCGCCAGGTTGCAGCGCTAGAGGACGCCGTCGGGTGCGAGCTGTTTGTTCGTGAGGTTCGCGGCGTGACGGTGACGGCTTCAGGCGCCCTGATGGTCGAACATGCCAACCGGATCCTGGCCGGCGTGACAGCCTTGCGCCACGATCTGCAAGCTCTCGATGACGGGCTCGCCGGTCGGGTGGCCGTCGGCGCGTTTCCCGCCGCGATGTCGGTGTTGGTGCCGCGGGCGGTCGCACGTCTGGGTGCCGACCACCCCGGGCTGCTGATCACGCTGACCGAGGCGTCGACCCCCGCCCTGCTGCGTGAACTACGTGATGGGCGTTTACAAGTCGCGGTGATCGGCGTGGGAAGCGAACTGCCCGAGTATGACCTCGCCGGGTTGGCCACCCAGCAGGTGCGGACCGGCGACCTGTGTATCGCGGTGGCCGATGTGCACAGGCTGGCGCAGTCAGGTCGAGTTTCGGTGCGCGAGTTGACCGACGAACCGTGGATCGCCGGAACCGGGTCGCCCGGCGACCCGCAGTTCGCGGCGTGGCCTACGCTGCCCGATGCGAACATCCGGTTCCGAGTTCGCAGCTGGCCCGCGCGGCTGGGTCTGGTAGCGGCGGGCCTGGGCATCTGCCTGCTGCCCGCGATCACGGCGCGATCCGTGCCCGACGGGGTGGCCGTGCTCGGTGTCGATGACCCGCTGTGGCTGGGGCGTCGCACACTGGCGGTGACCAAGCCAGGCCCCTCGGAGCCGATCGCGGCTGTGCTGGCCGCGTTGCACAATGCCGCTGACGAGGTCTGA
- a CDS encoding GntR family transcriptional regulator: MDDGTRAIVEAMEAEVLRLEADAKLPSEPALMRQFGVKRHIVRKALAQLEGRFLVRRVQGAGTFVNSRLDYMLSSGIAPSLHETFALAGGVIRTFVLDASVQPVPADVAACLGPAVGDTSLRLIRLCYLGDELVGYLNEWVSPRVLPEVEVGLRAYESLTELFRAAGADPVRSWTRVVPDLTPAPMVTQLAISEPVPAWRIDTFTKNSNDGEPLMVSRGWMRQDRVCISVKYEHDLRPPTCCSTSASVHGSSRGDS; the protein is encoded by the coding sequence ATGGACGACGGTACGCGGGCGATTGTCGAGGCGATGGAGGCCGAGGTCCTGCGGCTCGAGGCGGACGCGAAACTTCCGAGCGAACCCGCCCTGATGCGCCAATTCGGCGTCAAACGACACATCGTGCGCAAGGCACTCGCCCAACTCGAGGGCCGATTCCTGGTGCGACGGGTCCAGGGTGCCGGCACCTTTGTCAACAGTCGGCTCGATTACATGCTGTCCTCGGGTATTGCGCCGTCGCTGCACGAGACCTTTGCACTGGCCGGTGGCGTCATCCGCACGTTTGTCCTGGACGCCTCCGTGCAACCCGTCCCGGCGGATGTGGCGGCCTGTCTCGGACCGGCGGTGGGTGACACCAGCCTTCGACTGATCCGGTTGTGTTACCTGGGGGATGAGCTGGTGGGCTACCTCAACGAGTGGGTGTCGCCGCGGGTGCTGCCCGAGGTGGAGGTAGGTCTACGGGCGTATGAGTCACTGACTGAGCTGTTCCGCGCCGCCGGCGCCGACCCGGTCCGGAGCTGGACTCGCGTAGTCCCCGACCTGACACCCGCGCCGATGGTCACCCAGCTGGCCATCAGCGAACCGGTGCCGGCATGGCGGATCGATACGTTCACCAAGAACTCGAATGACGGTGAGCCGTTGATGGTCAGCCGGGGATGGATGCGCCAAGACCGTGTTTGCATCTCGGTGAAATATGAGCATGACCTGCGACCACCAACTTGTTGCTCAACTTCGGCAAGTGTTCACGGCAGTTCTCGCGGAGATTCGTAG
- a CDS encoding DUF3297 family protein, producing MSEDQNTDVPPNHLSIDPRSAFYSEEVLRRDVGIRFNGVEKTNVHEYNVAEGWVRVEVSTAKDRRGNPMVVKLSGTVEPYFR from the coding sequence ATGTCCGAGGATCAGAACACCGACGTTCCACCGAATCACCTCTCCATCGATCCGCGCAGCGCCTTCTATAGCGAAGAGGTGCTCCGCCGCGACGTGGGTATTCGCTTTAATGGCGTCGAGAAAACCAATGTTCACGAATACAACGTGGCCGAGGGTTGGGTGCGTGTGGAAGTCTCTACCGCGAAGGACCGCCGCGGAAATCCTATGGTCGTCAAGCTCAGTGGCACGGTTGAACCTTATTTCCGCTGA
- the phnC gene encoding phosphonate ABC transporter ATP-binding protein → MTIPRAETALPVPVPHDRRDQGVQLLGVTRTFGQVTALNDVTVAFVPGKINVLLGLSGSGKSTLLRSINGLQLPTRGQVHTLGVPVHTANARKLRRLRSRVGMIFQHFHLVGSMSVLENVCTGRLGTLRGPRLGLFSYPRATKEAAMAHLARVGLADKAFQRADTLSGGQQQRVAIARALIQEPALLLADEPVASLDPVSSTSVMELLRDISRELGLTVVCSLHQVDIAMEFGDRITGLASGRIVLDRPMSGLDRSEVFQIYHNTAQPALTAPGSGA, encoded by the coding sequence ATGACGATCCCGCGAGCCGAAACCGCCCTGCCGGTGCCGGTACCCCACGACCGACGCGATCAAGGTGTGCAGTTGCTGGGGGTGACCCGGACCTTCGGACAGGTGACCGCACTCAACGATGTCACGGTCGCCTTCGTCCCGGGCAAGATCAATGTCCTGTTGGGCCTGTCCGGCTCCGGCAAGTCCACGCTGCTGCGCAGCATCAACGGATTACAGCTGCCCACCCGTGGTCAAGTACATACCCTCGGCGTCCCGGTGCATACGGCGAACGCGAGGAAGCTGCGTCGGCTGCGGTCGCGAGTCGGCATGATCTTCCAGCACTTTCACCTGGTGGGCTCGATGTCGGTGCTGGAGAACGTGTGCACCGGCCGGCTGGGCACGCTACGCGGTCCGCGTCTCGGATTGTTCAGCTACCCCCGCGCCACCAAGGAGGCAGCAATGGCGCATCTCGCCCGGGTGGGTTTGGCCGACAAGGCCTTCCAACGCGCCGATACGCTCTCCGGTGGTCAGCAGCAACGTGTCGCAATCGCCCGCGCACTGATCCAGGAGCCCGCGCTGCTGCTGGCTGACGAGCCCGTCGCATCCCTGGATCCGGTCTCGTCGACCAGCGTGATGGAGCTGCTGCGCGATATCTCACGCGAACTCGGCCTGACCGTCGTATGCAGTCTCCACCAGGTCGATATCGCCATGGAGTTCGGCGATCGCATCACCGGCCTCGCGTCCGGACGTATCGTGCTCGATCGGCCGATGAGCGGTCTGGACCGTTCCGAGGTCTTCCAGATCTACCACAACACCGCGCAGCCCGCGCTCACCGCGCCCGGCAGCGGGGCCTGA
- a CDS encoding phosphate/phosphite/phosphonate ABC transporter substrate-binding protein, translated as MLICHSSRSALIATAAVGLLVLSGCSSSDSGGGDSASPDTLTFASIPQENASGLTEKTKMIVAALEKRLGVKIETQQATSYAAVIEALRAGQVDIAALGPFSYAVAADSGAGVALVGVPADSPDESPSYQSYAITKPDSGIKSLSDMAGKTVCFVDPTSTSGYLFPSAGLLEVGIDPETGVTPVFAGGHDASALSVLNGTCDAGFAYDTMIDEQLPDSGQLEAGALQVIWESEDIPKSPIVVSTKLPKELQDGIAQVFQQDINRPALVELGLCATEADCQLPEDVEYGYIPAEDSTYDGIRQVCDITKSKSCVV; from the coding sequence ATGCTTATTTGTCATTCCTCGCGTTCCGCGCTGATCGCGACCGCGGCGGTGGGATTGCTGGTCCTGTCCGGATGTTCGAGCTCCGACTCCGGCGGCGGCGACTCCGCTTCCCCCGACACCCTCACATTCGCCTCGATCCCGCAGGAAAACGCATCTGGACTCACCGAGAAGACGAAGATGATCGTTGCCGCACTGGAGAAGCGGCTCGGAGTGAAGATCGAGACGCAGCAGGCGACCAGCTACGCCGCCGTGATCGAAGCGCTGCGTGCCGGACAGGTCGACATCGCGGCGCTCGGGCCGTTCTCCTACGCGGTTGCCGCAGACAGCGGCGCCGGTGTCGCACTCGTGGGCGTGCCGGCCGACTCCCCAGACGAGTCACCGAGCTACCAGTCATATGCGATCACCAAGCCGGACAGCGGAATCAAATCATTGAGCGATATGGCCGGCAAGACAGTATGTTTCGTCGATCCGACGTCCACATCCGGCTACCTGTTTCCGTCCGCTGGGCTGCTCGAGGTGGGGATCGATCCCGAGACCGGTGTCACGCCTGTCTTCGCGGGCGGGCATGATGCATCAGCCCTGTCGGTCCTCAACGGGACCTGCGATGCCGGGTTCGCCTACGACACGATGATCGATGAGCAGCTCCCCGATTCAGGCCAGCTCGAGGCCGGTGCGCTCCAAGTGATCTGGGAGTCGGAGGATATCCCCAAGTCGCCGATCGTGGTGAGCACGAAACTGCCGAAAGAGCTGCAGGACGGGATCGCTCAGGTCTTCCAGCAGGACATCAACCGCCCCGCTCTGGTCGAGCTCGGCCTCTGCGCCACCGAAGCGGACTGCCAACTTCCCGAGGACGTGGAGTATGGCTACATCCCAGCGGAGGACTCGACCTACGACGGCATCCGACAGGTGTGCGACATCACGAAGTCGAAGTCATGCGTGGTCTGA
- the phnE gene encoding phosphonate ABC transporter, permease protein PhnE, with product MMAAVAALIALLAAAICSVVDLGIDVTALVTGAQNAAAFVARMVPLDFPPAVETISLMAQTLSIVTVATVLSVVLGLPLALAAASITASHRWSRSASRSVIMVMRAIPDLVMALFFFRVFGLGALPGILAMGLHSIGMVGKLYADAIEDLDHGPMEALRTAGASRRQQIVSGILPLLLPQLIATALHRFDINLRGSVLLGYVGVGGLGMAMADALNTMDYQRGMALALIMLALCIVVEMISAATRTALLGRTPDRRRGLLGPLDRLADGWVTQPVATHEPQHVRSGRIRTAPPWDAERIRRTLAVTVTAVIIALAVLRSDVNPASLLTGLTHIDATLGLFWPPSAGGSWDVLVDAMMVTIQIGLAATLIGVVIALPVGSLAARNVAPNAATANIFRLIIVVVRALPELILAIILIVMMGLGPVPGAVALGLGSVGLLGKLIADSIEETDVRVQDALHATGAARVQVHVAATLRQVLPTLVAHVLYQLDVNIRSATLLGIVGAGGIGYYLLNASRVQQFQTVTLILLMILALVLLLEMLSAWIRRVVS from the coding sequence ATGATGGCAGCGGTCGCCGCGCTCATCGCACTGCTGGCGGCAGCCATCTGCTCCGTCGTCGATCTCGGCATAGATGTCACCGCGCTCGTCACCGGGGCGCAGAACGCGGCAGCGTTCGTCGCACGCATGGTGCCGCTGGACTTCCCTCCGGCGGTCGAGACGATATCGCTTATGGCGCAGACCCTTTCGATCGTCACGGTCGCCACGGTGTTGTCCGTCGTCCTGGGTTTGCCCCTCGCGCTGGCCGCCGCGTCGATCACCGCATCGCACCGGTGGAGCCGAAGCGCTTCGCGGTCGGTCATCATGGTGATGCGCGCCATCCCCGATCTTGTGATGGCACTCTTCTTCTTTCGTGTGTTCGGACTCGGCGCGCTGCCCGGCATCCTGGCCATGGGACTGCATTCGATCGGCATGGTGGGCAAGTTGTACGCCGACGCCATCGAGGATCTCGACCACGGCCCCATGGAGGCACTGCGGACGGCCGGCGCGAGCCGGCGTCAACAGATCGTCTCCGGCATCCTGCCATTGCTGTTGCCCCAGCTGATCGCCACCGCGCTGCACCGCTTCGACATCAATCTGCGCGGGTCGGTTCTCCTCGGGTACGTCGGAGTCGGTGGTCTCGGCATGGCGATGGCCGACGCACTCAACACCATGGATTACCAGCGCGGTATGGCCCTGGCCCTGATCATGCTCGCCCTGTGCATCGTCGTCGAGATGATCTCCGCCGCCACGCGCACGGCGCTGCTCGGACGGACACCCGACCGCCGTCGGGGACTCCTCGGACCGCTGGATCGGCTCGCCGACGGGTGGGTCACCCAGCCCGTGGCAACCCATGAGCCGCAGCACGTGCGTTCTGGACGGATCCGCACCGCTCCCCCGTGGGATGCCGAACGGATCCGACGCACCCTGGCGGTCACAGTCACCGCGGTCATCATCGCGCTCGCCGTCCTGCGCTCCGACGTCAACCCGGCCTCGTTGCTGACCGGTCTGACCCACATCGACGCGACGCTGGGCCTGTTCTGGCCGCCGAGCGCCGGTGGGTCCTGGGATGTCCTGGTGGACGCCATGATGGTGACGATCCAGATCGGTCTCGCCGCAACGCTGATCGGTGTGGTGATCGCCCTACCGGTAGGTTCCCTTGCGGCCCGCAACGTAGCCCCGAATGCCGCTACCGCCAACATCTTCCGATTGATCATCGTGGTGGTGCGGGCACTGCCGGAGCTCATCCTCGCGATCATCCTCATCGTCATGATGGGGCTCGGTCCGGTGCCCGGCGCCGTCGCTTTGGGACTGGGGTCGGTCGGACTGCTCGGCAAACTCATCGCCGACTCGATCGAGGAGACCGACGTCCGAGTCCAGGACGCGCTGCACGCGACCGGGGCAGCACGGGTGCAGGTGCATGTCGCGGCGACCTTACGGCAGGTGTTGCCCACCCTGGTGGCCCACGTGCTATATCAGCTCGACGTCAACATCCGGTCGGCGACGCTGCTCGGCATCGTCGGGGCCGGCGGCATCGGCTATTACCTGTTGAACGCCAGCCGAGTTCAGCAGTTCCAGACGGTGACCCTCATCCTGCTGATGATCCTCGCGCTGGTTCTCCTCCTGGAGATGCTGTCGGCCTGGATCCGGCGTGTGGTCTCGTGA
- a CDS encoding TetR/AcrR family transcriptional regulator, whose product MNTLMSECGYDGITFEEVARRAGASKATLYRRWKSKREMVIAALKAGPARRDGQEGIDTGSLRGDLLELCHRLVQSMRSSDSRAALFLLQAGLEDPELCEEIERSVGPTGARLPRTVIEAAVRRGELPEGVDPFPFEEVTGAAILLRRLNALEIDDRYLEALVDSVLIPSLQATAAMKHELPAGIFSGHPAPQTPPDSTP is encoded by the coding sequence GTGAACACCTTGATGTCGGAATGCGGCTACGACGGCATCACGTTCGAAGAGGTCGCACGGCGCGCGGGTGCTTCGAAAGCGACGCTCTACAGGCGGTGGAAATCCAAGCGCGAGATGGTGATTGCTGCATTGAAAGCAGGTCCCGCGCGCCGGGACGGGCAGGAAGGGATCGATACCGGCAGTCTCCGGGGTGATCTCCTCGAACTCTGCCACCGGCTGGTGCAGTCGATGCGCTCTTCGGACAGTCGGGCGGCGTTGTTCCTGCTTCAAGCTGGTCTCGAAGACCCGGAGTTGTGCGAGGAGATCGAACGATCCGTCGGCCCGACGGGCGCTCGGCTCCCCAGGACCGTCATCGAGGCCGCCGTCCGCCGCGGCGAGCTTCCCGAGGGCGTCGACCCGTTTCCCTTCGAGGAAGTGACTGGTGCCGCGATCTTGCTTCGACGACTGAATGCGCTGGAGATCGACGACCGCTATCTCGAAGCGCTCGTGGACTCGGTGCTGATTCCCTCCCTGCAGGCCACCGCGGCCATGAAACACGAACTGCCCGCGGGGATCTTCTCCGGCCACCCCGCACCTCAGACACCCCCTGATTCCACCCCGTGA